ACTTCTTTTGCTGCTTCAACTGTTTTTTTCATTACCAGACGAATCATGTCGCCGGTTAAACCCATTTGCTGACTCTTCTCGTAAGATGTTCTAACCTGAGTAATAATTTCGCGTTCTCCAATTACCATTGAGTCTAATGAAGAAGCTACGTTAAATACGTGGCGAATGGCTTTTTCTCCCTTATAGTATTCGCAGGAACGAACTGCTTTTTGCAATTGCGTTTCTGTCCAACCCGGATTAAATGCATGAAAGAATTCAATTAAAAAATCATCATCATTTTCTTCACGGTTCACAAAATAAAATTCAACCCTGTTGCAGGTAGATAAATACATTAACTCTTCTAAGCGCGCATTCGATTTCAAATTGCGTAAACGCATTTCCTGCTGACTATCCTCGATGTGGAATTGTCCGATATCTTCTAAATTTGCCTTCTTGTGTGTTAAGGCAATAACTCTGAAATTCTTCACGCTTCTCTGTATTTTCCTTCTCAAATTTCAACAATGGACTTTTTTGTATTGTCATGAAATTGTCATAGGAGCTTTTTAGAGTCGTTCTAAATAAGACGAAGCCGCTATACCCCTTTATTTTCAATGGTTTCAGCGTGTTTCTGACTTTCATCAGGATTTGTTGTAACCATTTTAGCCTTATCTGCATATATAGGAAAAAGGAGGAGCTATGAGTAAAAAGCATTTGTTTGTCGGTTCAATTTTTATGTGTTGCGCTTTTACCAGTCAGGTAATTATTCCTGAACCGGACACCATATCACTACGTGAAGCAATAGATAAAAAAATGATTTCGGTGGATGCTACCTCCTTAGGTGGATACAGTGGGGAGTGTGTCCAGTTGGATGTGGTGAACACCAGCGGAAAAAAAATTAATGTTGTCATTCCTTCCGGTGGAGTTTTTCATCCTGCCGACGAAGGGATGCAAGATATTTTTGTGGTAACCGATCAGGTTCTGGCTTTGCAAAAAGGTCAAAAACTTCCGTTTAAAGTGAAAGGTTATTGTTGTCAGGCCTCCGACCGGTCGCCATCTGGTGGAATTGGTTTTTCATTTGAACAATCATCTAATCCTGCCTTGCTGGAGTTGGCAAAATTTATGAATGGGAAAAAATTTTCTGATGGAGTTTCTCAGGAGGCGGTTTGGTGTGTTTCTGATGGAAATTCAGTTTCCGGAATTTATAATGAGGAGGGAAGTCCCACCAATGATTTGCGGAAAGAAGTTTGCAGAATTACCAAACAAAAAGATGTGTGGTTTTCTAAACGATCCAACCATACCATTGCAGAAGATGGCTTTATTAATAGTGATCCGGTATCAGTGGAGGGCATGATTGAATTTAGAACAGAAGCACCCATGGACATAACTGCTTTAATTAAATCGGGGAATGGCTCCAACGATTATAAGCTCCCAGGTTCAATGCATGTGCCGCGGGCGGGAAAATTTGCCTACGACTTTAATTTGCGCGTTAAAGGCTGGGAAAAGGGGAAATACGAGGTGGTTATTAATGGGGGCGACAAAGTATTACTTGTGCAGGAATTCGAAATTTGATGAAATAGGAAAATGGCATACAAGAAAAAAAGCCCGGGCAATCTGTCCGGGCTTTTTTTAGGAGGTAGTTGTTGTTGATGTTCCGGCATTTCAGGAGGACCGGAACAGCGCGTTGAATACGTATTAGCTTCCGCACATCTCGCAACCTTCCGGATTGTCGAGTGAACAAGCAATAGCAGCCATGTCTTGCTCTTTCTGAGCTTCAATCTCTGCATTGGTGCGTTCTTTAAGCGGAAGTATTTCTTTTTGTGCTTGTTTTTCGAGTGTGAATTTAATGGGATCAGTAGCGGCTTTAGTACGCAAATAGTACATACCGGTTTTTAATCCTTTTTTCCAACCATAGAAATGCATGGAGGTCAGTTTACCGAAATTGGCATTTTCCATAAAGATGTTAAGCGACTGACTTTGGTCAATAAACGCTCCACGGTCGGCAGCCATTTCAATGATGGATTTCTGACTGATTTCCCAAGCGGTTTTATAGATGTCCTTAAGGTTCTGCGGAATTTCAGGAATGTCCTGAACGGAACCGTTTGCGGCAACAATTTTATTTTTTAATCCTTCATTCCAGATACCCAATTTCACGAGGTCTCTCATGAGGTGTTTGTTCACCACAATAAACTCACCGGCTAATACACGACGTGTGAAAATGTTGCTGGTGTATGGTTCAAAGCACTCATTGTTTCCAAGGATTTGTGCAGTAGATGCAGTTGGCATTGGTGCGAGCAATAATGAATTGCGTACACCATGTTGTTTGATCTCATCGCGCAATACATCCCATTCCCAACGTGAACTTGGACTTACTCCCCACATGTCTTGTTGGAAGATACCTTGAGAAATGGGTGAACCTTCGTAGGTTTCGTAAGGACCAAATTCTTTTGCAAGATCTTTGGATGAAGTCAATGAAGCGTAATAAATCGTTTCGAAAATCTCCTGATTTAATTTGCGGGCTTCCGGACTGTCAAATGAATAACGCATCAGAATGAATGCATCAGCAAGACCTTGTACTCCAATTCCGATCGGACGGTGACGTAAATTACTTTTACGCGCTTCCGGTACCGGATAGTAATTGTAATCGATAATCTTATTCAGATTTTTTGTTACATGATAAGTGATCTCAAACAAACGCTGATGATCAAACTCACCATCTTTCACAAATTTTGGTAATGCGATAGAAGCAAGATTACAAACAGCAACTTCGTCCGGTGCTGTGTACTCCATAATCTCAGTACACAAATTGGATGATTTAATTACACCAAGATTCTTCTGATTGGATTTCTCATTACATGCATCTTTGTAAAGCATATACGGAGTTCCTGTTTCAATTTGAGATTCCATGATCTTGAACCAGAGATCTTGCGCTTTAATCGTTTTGCGGCCTTTACCTTCGCGTTCGTAGCGGGTGTAAAGTTCTTCAAACGCTTTTCCATAGGTGTCGCTCAGACCTGGACATTCATTCGGACACATTAACGTCCAGTCGCCATTGTCTTCTACACGTTGCATGAACAAATCCGGAATCCAGAGAGCGTAGAATAGGTCACGTGCACGTTGTTCTTCTTTACCGTGATTCTTTTTCAAATCAAGGAAATCAAAAACATCAGCATGCCATGGCTCGAGGTAAATTGCAAAGGATCCTTTACGTTTTCCTCCGCCTTGGTCTACATAGCGAGCTGTATCGTTAAATACACGCAGCATCGGCACGATACCATTTGAAGTTCCGTTGGTTCCTTTAATGTAAGAACCTGTAGCACGGATATCGTGGATGCTTAATCCAATACCACCTGCACTTTGTGAAATCTTAGCACATTGTGTAAGTGTATCGTAAATTCCACTGATCGAATCTTTCTTCATGGTAAGAAGGAAGCAAGATGACATCTGTGGTTTTGGGGTACCGGCGTTAAATAAAGTTGGTGTGGCGTGTGTAAACCATCCTTCACTCATTAAGTGATAGGTTTCAATCGCACTTTTCAAATCTTCTTTGTGGATTCCGATAGCAACACGCATAAACATGTGCTGCGGACGCTCTGCTACTTTACCGTGAAGCTTGAGGAGGTATGAACGCTCAAGGGTTTTAAATCCGAAATAATCAAAACGGAAATCGCGGTCGTAAATAATAGTTGAATCTAAAAATTCAGCATTCTTTTGAATGATATCATAAACATCATCTGCAAGAAGCGAAGCGCGCTCATTGGTGCGGGCGTCTACATAGTCGTACAAATCTTTCATTGCTAACGAGAAGGATTTTCTCGTGTTCTTATGAAGATTGGAAACTGCAATACGTGATGCAAGCAGGGCATAATCCGGATGCTTGATCGTGTTTGTTGCTGCTACTTCTGCGGCCAGATTGTCCAGCTCGGAAGTGGTAACTCCGTCGTAAATCCCTTCCACTACTTTAATCGCAACAGATACC
This genomic interval from Flavobacteriales bacterium contains the following:
- a CDS encoding ribonucleoside-diphosphate reductase subunit alpha; this translates as MFVVKRDGRKESVQFDKITARIKKLCYGLNPIVDPVSVAIKVVEGIYDGVTTSELDNLAAEVAATNTIKHPDYALLASRIAVSNLHKNTRKSFSLAMKDLYDYVDARTNERASLLADDVYDIIQKNAEFLDSTIIYDRDFRFDYFGFKTLERSYLLKLHGKVAERPQHMFMRVAIGIHKEDLKSAIETYHLMSEGWFTHATPTLFNAGTPKPQMSSCFLLTMKKDSISGIYDTLTQCAKISQSAGGIGLSIHDIRATGSYIKGTNGTSNGIVPMLRVFNDTARYVDQGGGKRKGSFAIYLEPWHADVFDFLDLKKNHGKEEQRARDLFYALWIPDLFMQRVEDNGDWTLMCPNECPGLSDTYGKAFEELYTRYEREGKGRKTIKAQDLWFKIMESQIETGTPYMLYKDACNEKSNQKNLGVIKSSNLCTEIMEYTAPDEVAVCNLASIALPKFVKDGEFDHQRLFEITYHVTKNLNKIIDYNYYPVPEARKSNLRHRPIGIGVQGLADAFILMRYSFDSPEARKLNQEIFETIYYASLTSSKDLAKEFGPYETYEGSPISQGIFQQDMWGVSPSSRWEWDVLRDEIKQHGVRNSLLLAPMPTASTAQILGNNECFEPYTSNIFTRRVLAGEFIVVNKHLMRDLVKLGIWNEGLKNKIVAANGSVQDIPEIPQNLKDIYKTAWEISQKSIIEMAADRGAFIDQSQSLNIFMENANFGKLTSMHFYGWKKGLKTGMYYLRTKAATDPIKFTLEKQAQKEILPLKERTNAEIEAQKEQDMAAIACSLDNPEGCEMCGS